In Bdellovibrionales bacterium, the following proteins share a genomic window:
- a CDS encoding tyrosine-type recombinase/integrase — protein MSKVVILPIYTAHFLKNLHFIENSSLLTIKSYALDLFQAYGALGVPHYIWNIEKKQFDTRQTAEPSLKNVGSTEDQILRASINAQGQWSHLSPASRQRKSATLKSFLRFLFRENLTTRDLSSQIALPRIPRKIPHFISVDEVITVIKATATADEKKSGPGLTPSSKVQSHQTRTLILLLYGGGLRISEAYHLTWSNVKVDQGTLLIAGKGGRERQVAIPRIVMEELKSLPRLGKYVFGATPLSTRKAYSLVKKAGMNAGLIKSLNPHALRHSYATHLLNGGMDIRILQDLLGHQSLNTTEKYLHVSLEQLARTMEAHHPFGEDPEV, from the coding sequence CATAGAAAATTCCTCCCTACTAACCATCAAATCATACGCACTCGACCTTTTTCAGGCCTACGGTGCTCTGGGGGTTCCTCACTACATCTGGAATATTGAGAAAAAACAATTTGATACGCGCCAAACTGCCGAGCCATCCTTGAAAAATGTCGGCTCCACAGAGGATCAAATACTGCGAGCTTCCATCAATGCGCAAGGCCAGTGGTCTCATTTGTCTCCGGCAAGTCGACAGAGAAAAAGTGCCACACTAAAGAGCTTTCTGAGATTTCTCTTTCGCGAAAACCTGACAACTCGTGACCTTTCCTCACAGATCGCTCTTCCGAGGATACCAAGAAAGATTCCCCATTTTATCTCCGTGGATGAGGTTATCACCGTGATCAAAGCAACTGCCACAGCTGACGAGAAGAAATCCGGGCCGGGCCTGACTCCATCTTCCAAAGTTCAGTCCCATCAAACAAGGACTCTCATCCTCCTTTTGTATGGCGGGGGGCTCAGGATTAGCGAAGCCTATCATCTTACCTGGTCAAACGTAAAGGTCGATCAAGGGACACTTCTGATCGCAGGTAAAGGGGGACGGGAAAGACAAGTGGCTATTCCCCGAATTGTAATGGAGGAGCTGAAGTCTCTCCCGCGCCTGGGAAAATACGTTTTTGGCGCAACTCCTCTTAGCACTCGCAAGGCTTACTCCCTTGTCAAAAAGGCCGGGATGAACGCAGGACTCATAAAAAGCCTAAATCCCCACGCCCTGAGACACAGTTATGCCACTCACCTGCTCAACGGCGGCATGGATATCCGAATTCTCCAGGACCTTCTGGGTCACCAATCGCTGAATACCACCGAAAAATATCTCCATGTTAGTCTGGAACAATTGGCCAGAACAATGGAAGCTCATCATCCTTTCGGTGAGGACCCAGAAGTTTAG
- a CDS encoding HAD family hydrolase, producing MQRAQRTQRVDKTLNSIYDKTDKEPKMKKRAVFFDRDGTLIVDKLYLNDPEQIEYLPKVFDSLRKLRDAGYVFFVATNQSGVARGIVQIEKLREIHRVMRADFSREGIDFLSFHDAPYMTDTDHFMRKPNPGMLLEGASFYNIDLARSWMVGDRMTDVEAGHRAGTRSILLGGLESPSESAYSHPEAHVFSLSCVADAILRHSSGKPA from the coding sequence ATGCAAAGAGCTCAAAGAACTCAAAGAGTTGACAAAACACTCAACTCCATCTATGATAAGACAGACAAGGAACCCAAAATGAAGAAAAGAGCTGTATTTTTTGACCGTGATGGCACTCTTATCGTTGATAAATTATACTTGAATGATCCAGAACAAATTGAGTACCTACCAAAAGTTTTCGATAGCCTCAGAAAACTAAGAGACGCTGGATACGTTTTTTTTGTTGCAACTAATCAGAGCGGAGTTGCACGAGGCATTGTACAGATCGAAAAATTAAGAGAAATTCATCGCGTGATGCGGGCCGATTTCTCCCGGGAGGGAATTGATTTTCTCTCTTTTCATGATGCGCCCTACATGACTGACACTGACCACTTCATGAGAAAACCGAATCCGGGGATGCTTCTTGAAGGGGCAAGCTTCTACAATATTGATCTCGCGAGAAGTTGGATGGTTGGAGATCGCATGACCGACGTCGAAGCCGGTCATCGTGCGGGAACTCGATCTATTTTGCTTGGTGGCCTGGAGTCTCCATCTGAATCAGCTTATTCTCACCCTGAGGCTCATGTCTTCTCACTCTCTTGTGTTGCCGATGCCATTTTGAGGCATTCTTCGGGGAAACCTGCCTAG
- a CDS encoding FecR domain-containing protein, translated as MAKFPIKILCLVFFAIHLLLGAESRAAQVHGILTVVKGNVSIKSGKTGKDEKAKIGMKVFPKDSILTQADSRAKIVMVDKNEINVSPSSNIVIDSYEFDPAKDNKKVLIDVIYGKVRAKVEQKYDGENNKFQVKTPSAVAGVRGTDFFTSFNQVTNSSKVVTFKGEVAFGLPGPGGTILNPVSVRVGEFTANTGNNPPAPAVPMPKAELAQFDKETKADAPDREKQAGPGGGSNQPEKDKKDQQKKDEGGNKGQGSDQKKDEGGNKSPDSDQKKDQGGNKGQGNNKEGRGNDGPRNEQGEKGSEQSKNEPGSNPKNGTGAARGPDARPDGTSGPSGPGSGPGSGPEFAGGPPTPGMGGDPKRDPSGMMPMPMEGTGMMRPEDFASAPNMPAFVGMMPPPPMMPFMPPPMPGSNIICEFCREVIQDGATRLFIRVTQGSQ; from the coding sequence ATGGCTAAGTTTCCCATTAAGATACTCTGTCTCGTCTTTTTTGCGATTCACCTCTTACTTGGCGCAGAATCCAGAGCCGCCCAGGTTCATGGCATCCTCACCGTGGTTAAAGGAAATGTTTCAATAAAATCTGGAAAGACAGGAAAAGACGAAAAAGCAAAGATTGGGATGAAGGTATTCCCTAAAGACTCCATACTAACTCAAGCCGATTCTCGGGCCAAGATTGTGATGGTAGACAAAAATGAAATTAATGTGTCTCCCAGCTCAAACATTGTTATCGATAGCTACGAATTCGATCCCGCCAAAGACAACAAGAAAGTCTTAATAGATGTTATCTATGGAAAAGTTCGTGCGAAGGTCGAGCAAAAATATGACGGCGAGAACAATAAGTTTCAGGTAAAAACGCCCTCTGCCGTAGCGGGAGTTCGAGGAACTGACTTCTTTACTTCATTTAATCAAGTCACGAACTCCTCAAAGGTTGTTACCTTCAAAGGAGAAGTCGCTTTTGGACTTCCAGGACCAGGAGGAACTATTCTCAATCCTGTTTCCGTGAGGGTTGGCGAGTTCACGGCGAACACAGGAAACAATCCGCCAGCTCCTGCGGTGCCAATGCCCAAGGCAGAACTTGCTCAGTTTGACAAGGAGACAAAGGCAGATGCTCCTGACAGAGAGAAACAAGCTGGGCCTGGCGGAGGGAGCAACCAGCCAGAAAAGGATAAGAAGGACCAACAGAAAAAAGACGAAGGCGGAAACAAGGGCCAAGGCAGTGATCAAAAGAAGGACGAAGGTGGGAACAAAAGCCCAGACAGTGATCAAAAAAAGGACCAAGGCGGGAACAAAGGCCAAGGCAATAATAAAGAAGGCCGTGGCAATGATGGCCCCAGAAATGAACAAGGTGAAAAGGGATCTGAACAATCAAAAAATGAGCCTGGCAGCAACCCAAAAAATGGCACTGGTGCCGCCAGAGGCCCAGACGCTCGACCGGATGGAACATCGGGTCCTTCCGGACCAGGGTCAGGCCCTGGGTCAGGTCCTGAATTTGCCGGTGGACCTCCAACTCCAGGCATGGGTGGGGATCCAAAGCGCGACCCATCTGGAATGATGCCGATGCCCATGGAAGGCACTGGGATGATGAGGCCTGAAGACTTTGCCTCAGCACCAAACATGCCTGCTTTTGTTGGGATGATGCCACCTCCGCCCATGATGCCATTCATGCCACCTCCAATGCCTGGATCAAATATCATTTGTGAGTTCTGCCGTGAGGTCATTCAGGATGGGGCAACGCGCCTGTTTATCCGTGTGACCCAAGGTTCGCAATGA
- a CDS encoding DNA repair protein RecO C-terminal domain-containing protein, translating into MSYRERHSFDDQDALHWLEEAHLVECFNGIRADYDRLEMGIYLLQLVSKVSKEAISDNCELFDLLGNSLHALQSSQKTRYLKLLFELKLLHQQGVLDRQGEGAFLIGFSIRDHEQINLNEEEFLLVKREARHFLEAYFQ; encoded by the coding sequence ATGAGTTATCGAGAGAGACATTCATTTGATGATCAGGATGCTCTTCATTGGTTAGAAGAGGCTCACTTGGTTGAGTGTTTCAATGGAATCCGCGCAGATTATGATCGTCTTGAAATGGGAATTTATCTTTTGCAGTTGGTCTCTAAAGTTTCAAAAGAGGCCATTTCAGATAATTGTGAGTTGTTTGATTTACTTGGCAATAGTCTCCATGCGCTTCAGTCTTCGCAAAAGACGAGGTACTTAAAGCTCCTCTTTGAGCTCAAACTCCTACACCAACAAGGTGTTCTTGATCGTCAGGGCGAAGGAGCCTTTCTCATTGGGTTCTCGATTCGAGATCATGAACAGATCAATTTGAACGAGGAGGAGTTTCTCCTTGTCAAACGCGAGGCTCGTCACTTTTTGGAAGCTTATTTTCAGTGA
- a CDS encoding recombination protein O N-terminal domain-containing protein: protein MKNERAIILRTIKQGESNLIVHALNRDGCRVNLMAKGAMRSRRRFGAEFWSPSITFR, encoded by the coding sequence TTGAAAAATGAGCGGGCGATCATTTTACGTACTATTAAGCAGGGAGAGTCCAACTTAATCGTGCACGCTCTGAATCGTGATGGGTGTCGCGTGAACTTGATGGCTAAGGGTGCCATGCGGAGCCGTCGACGATTTGGGGCGGAGTTCTGGAGCCCCTCAATTACGTTCAGATGA
- a CDS encoding flippase-like domain-containing protein, whose protein sequence is METQTKAFLTKLLKFGVAVGLIAWMINKGLLDLSSLGQLLTPVHVCIALTLLFLNIYINNYRWSLLLASQELPASFVVTFPLTLVGLFFNFAVPGAVGGDVVKAYYVAQDHPKRRMAAATTVMMDRIVGLYAMILLAVITMLLNFENVWHRMALRNIFFSSLLLILLMTIVLGLILSSTVKTKNPLLRWSQGLPGGDFLNRFYEALHSYGKNLRTVILTVAISLIGQMIAIGYMAYIGFALGESVPLATYFFAVPLGFIVMALPISPAGIGVGQVAFLVLFRMFTGSETTVGQTVITVFQIGTLSWSLIGAFIYAQRKRPKILDEATSA, encoded by the coding sequence CTTGATCTTTCCTCCTTAGGTCAGCTTCTCACTCCCGTGCATGTTTGCATCGCCTTAACTTTGCTTTTTTTAAATATCTATATCAACAATTATCGCTGGTCATTGTTGCTCGCCTCGCAGGAGTTGCCGGCTAGCTTTGTCGTTACTTTTCCTCTCACTTTGGTGGGACTTTTTTTTAATTTTGCCGTGCCCGGGGCGGTCGGGGGAGATGTGGTCAAAGCCTACTATGTGGCTCAAGATCACCCAAAACGAAGGATGGCTGCGGCAACAACAGTGATGATGGACAGAATCGTGGGACTTTACGCGATGATTCTTCTGGCTGTTATCACCATGTTGTTAAATTTCGAAAATGTGTGGCACCGAATGGCTTTGCGAAACATCTTTTTTTCGAGTCTGTTGCTGATCTTGCTAATGACAATTGTGTTGGGATTGATTTTATCCTCTACGGTGAAAACCAAAAATCCCCTGCTTCGTTGGAGTCAGGGATTGCCGGGAGGAGATTTTCTGAACAGATTTTATGAGGCACTGCATTCCTATGGTAAGAACCTCAGGACGGTGATTCTGACAGTCGCGATCAGTCTCATAGGACAGATGATTGCGATAGGATATATGGCTTACATTGGATTCGCTCTGGGCGAGAGCGTACCTCTCGCAACCTATTTTTTTGCGGTTCCCCTGGGATTTATCGTCATGGCTTTGCCGATCAGCCCTGCCGGAATTGGTGTGGGCCAAGTGGCTTTCTTGGTTTTATTTCGTATGTTTACCGGGAGTGAGACCACGGTGGGACAGACAGTCATTACCGTTTTTCAGATTGGCACCCTCTCTTGGAGTCTGATTGGAGCATTTATTTACGCTCAGAGAAAGAGGCCAAAAATTCTAGATGAGGCCACTTCGGCTTGA